AAACCCCGTAATGACTGACGCCCGCCCATCACAAACTGCTGTGACGGCAGCAATGCATCCGGTGTGAGCTGCCAATTGGCTTGCAATCGCAGGACATTATCTGGATTGAGAAATTGGGTCCGCGCCAACTGCCCTGTCCAACTAAAAAATTGCCCATCGGGCGATCGGGCCTGGGTCGCCCCTAGCAATTTGGTCCCGAAGTTAAACTGCGAGTTCGCGGACCAAAAGCCCTTGGTATCACGCCTGAGCCAATCTTGGCCAAAACGCACCACGCTGGTCACACTTTCATCAACCAAGAAGTCTGACACCAAGGTTTGCCCCGTACGATGTCCAAAACCTAACGTCAGCGCCACTTCTTCACGCGGCGATCGCCACAGCGGTTGTCGGACGCTGACATCATAGAAGCCCGAACTCCCGGAAATATCAAAATCCTTAAATTCTCCGTTGGTAATCCGATAGCGACTCGGGGCCACCCGCAAATTCAATGTTCCTTGTAAGGAATTCAGTGGCAGTTGATAGCCGAAGTCCCAAAGATTCGCACCACCACTCAGCGATCGATAGTACGAACCATAAAGTAAATCTCCGGCACCAGTGAGATTACGATAGCCCAAGGTAATTCCCGCCCGCTCACTGCCCACACTAGGCACCGAATCATTATCAAAACTGAGAGAACCAAATACAGCAGCGGCTTCTGCCACCCGCACCGTGAGAATGCTCTGTCCCGGTTTCTCACCTTGGCGCAGGGAGGCTTCGAGATTCGATAGCAATGGATCAAGCTTGAGCAACCGCAACTGATCTTCCAACTGAGGCTGATTTAATGGCGTTTGAATCCCACGCTGAATCCGCCGTCGAATATATTTGTCCGATAATCGCTGATTGCCCATGATATCGACTTGGGCCAAGGAACCTTCCAGAACATCAATCTGGATCTTGCCATCCTCAACTGTTTGGGCCTTGAGTAAGGCCCGCGAAGTCAGATAACCCGCTTGCAAATAACGCTGCGTCAGTTGTTCCACCACGTTTTGCAATTGCTGAAACGTCAGGGATTGCCCCTCAAAGGGTTGGACAATTTGCGCGATCGTCGCCGCACTCAGCACCGTACTGCCAACAACCTCAATCCGTTTTACCAATACCCGATCGGTGGCCGGTGAAGCCGGAGGTGTGACTGGCTTAGGTGAGGCGGACTCCGGCTGAATCAGCGTTTCTGGAGTTGGTGCAACAGGCGTAATCGTCGGTGCGGGTAGCGGTAGTTTGCCAGTATTTTGATCTTGGGTATCAGACTGCGCGATCGTATTGGGCGCCGGTGCATTTTGCGCCGGCGGATCGAGCTGAGTGTCGGTATCCATCGCCAGCGGGACTGATCGCTCATCGCTGACCGGCTCAGTTGGCACGGTCACAGACGCCGTCGGCACCATCACAGACGCAGTTGGTGCAGTCACAGACGCAGTTGACTTGACTGATATGCTCGGTGCGGTTGAATTGACCAACGGCTGCGCCGCCACAGAAGTGAGCAAATTTGCCGGGGCTAACTCAACCGTTTCATCAGCGATCGGCAATGGCGCGACCGCTGGCAACAAATCCGCCGCAGTCGTACTGGGCGACGTCAGTTGACTAATGGTTTGTACCGCTGGCGCTGACGGTTGGGGGACTTCCGGTGCAGGGGCCGTGACCGCTGCCGTTGGTCTTGCAGTCAATTCGATCCGCTGCTCCGGAACTGCCACTTCTGGCACCACAGCAGTCATCGGCACCGTCCCAGAAGCAGTCGGCGTCGGCAGTATCGAGTTCGGAGAATCGGGGCGATCGTCAGGCTCTGGCAGAATGCCTTCTGCCGCCAAGGCATCCGCTGTTGCAATCAGACAAAACCAGGATAGCGACCCAAATCCCAACGCAGCCGACGAAGTTTTCCACGGCATGGACATATCTGTCTGCAATTAATGGGGGCATTTGAAGCGGTAGAACGACGAAACACAATGGCCGGAAAAACCCTGATCAAAACAGCACCGCAACCACGGACTAAAGCATTAGTCATCTCAGTATTCCCCACATGGGGTGGACAGCCAACAACCCGTATCAGGTTTTCCGGCGCACCGCTTTTCTCAACAAAATTCGCGACGGTCCCGATCCTTTCCCAAAGAACCGCTTAGAATGTAACAAACTGTAAAGTAGTCGCGCAGGATTTGAGGAACAGTCATTCTATGGTGATGAATCTGGAACAAGCGATCGCCGGGGGCAATGGGAAAGTCGAGCGTTTTCCAGGTGGTGCAGACATCGAGCGCTTTGAGGTACTGGAAGCCTGGTATCCGGTGTTTTATCTGCGGGACTTAGATCAGACAAAACCCCAACGATTCACCCTCCTCGACCTTGATCTGGTGATTTGGTGGGAACCCACCAGCCAAACATGGCGCGCCATGACGGATCGTTGTCCACATCGTTTGGCTCCCCTATCCGAAGGTCGAATCACCGCCGATGGCCACTTGGAATGTCCCTACCACGGTTGGACATTTGCCGGCACGGGTGAATGTCAAACGATTCCCCAGCAGACCGCGAATGACGCCGCAGAAACTTCACAGCGTGCTTGTATCCGATCGTTCCCCACCGCCGAACGCCAAGGGATGTTATTCGTTTTTCCCGGTCAAGCCGATAACGCCGCGACGACTCCCGTACCTATAATTGGCCCATTAGAAACAGACCCCGATGGCTGGACACTATTTGATACTTTTCGTGATCTGCCCTACGATGCGCTGACACTTCTGGAGAATGTGCTAGACCCGAGTCACTTGCCCTTTACCCACCACAATTCCGTGGGCAAGCGAGAAAATGCGGCGCCGATGGATTTACAGATCGTCGAATCGGGCAAGCAGGGATTTCGCGGCACTTGGCCCGAAGGCCCCCGTAAAGGCAACTTAGGCAAACAAGATACGGTGTTTGTCGCCCCAAATTTGATGTGGCACGAACTGACTTCCAAACAGTTTGGTCGGACATTGACAGTCGTCTATGCGACGCCGACGCGTAAGGGCGAATGCCGACTGTTTGCCCGGTTCCCGTTTCAGTTTTCCTCCAAAATTCCAGCACTGGCAATTTCGCTGATGCCACGTTGGTATTCGCATCTGAACCAAAATATGATCTTGGAAGATGATCAGATTTTCCTGCATTACCAAGAACGCTACCTGGCCAAACAAGGTGGAAGCGACAATATTTCCAAGGCATTTTATATGCCAACGAAAGCCGATCGATTTGTGTTTGAGTTTCGCCAATGGGTGAGTTTATATCAAGCCGATCCGTTTCCTGGTCAAGTGCTCCCACCGGCTCAATCACGGACACAACTGCTCGATCGTTACCACTCCCATACCAAAAACTGTGCCAGTTGCCGTAAAGCGAATGTGCGCATATCGCAAATTCAAATTGCCTTGGGGACGATCGCCGTT
The nucleotide sequence above comes from Romeriopsis navalis LEGE 11480. Encoded proteins:
- a CDS encoding aromatic ring-hydroxylating dioxygenase subunit alpha, which translates into the protein MVMNLEQAIAGGNGKVERFPGGADIERFEVLEAWYPVFYLRDLDQTKPQRFTLLDLDLVIWWEPTSQTWRAMTDRCPHRLAPLSEGRITADGHLECPYHGWTFAGTGECQTIPQQTANDAAETSQRACIRSFPTAERQGMLFVFPGQADNAATTPVPIIGPLETDPDGWTLFDTFRDLPYDALTLLENVLDPSHLPFTHHNSVGKRENAAPMDLQIVESGKQGFRGTWPEGPRKGNLGKQDTVFVAPNLMWHELTSKQFGRTLTVVYATPTRKGECRLFARFPFQFSSKIPALAISLMPRWYSHLNQNMILEDDQIFLHYQERYLAKQGGSDNISKAFYMPTKADRFVFEFRQWVSLYQADPFPGQVLPPAQSRTQLLDRYHSHTKNCASCRKANVRISQIQIALGTIAVLALAVSPVLTIVTSQMGLPLLPLAIGNAMITIIASLGWWSLGQFKRGFTQGRMVPPRNIAEKGAKAN
- a CDS encoding ShlB/FhaC/HecB family hemolysin secretion/activation protein, coding for MSMPWKTSSAALGFGSLSWFCLIATADALAAEGILPEPDDRPDSPNSILPTPTASGTVPMTAVVPEVAVPEQRIELTARPTAAVTAPAPEVPQPSAPAVQTISQLTSPSTTAADLLPAVAPLPIADETVELAPANLLTSVAAQPLVNSTAPSISVKSTASVTAPTASVMVPTASVTVPTEPVSDERSVPLAMDTDTQLDPPAQNAPAPNTIAQSDTQDQNTGKLPLPAPTITPVAPTPETLIQPESASPKPVTPPASPATDRVLVKRIEVVGSTVLSAATIAQIVQPFEGQSLTFQQLQNVVEQLTQRYLQAGYLTSRALLKAQTVEDGKIQIDVLEGSLAQVDIMGNQRLSDKYIRRRIQRGIQTPLNQPQLEDQLRLLKLDPLLSNLEASLRQGEKPGQSILTVRVAEAAAVFGSLSFDNDSVPSVGSERAGITLGYRNLTGAGDLLYGSYYRSLSGGANLWDFGYQLPLNSLQGTLNLRVAPSRYRITNGEFKDFDISGSSGFYDVSVRQPLWRSPREEVALTLGFGHRTGQTLVSDFLVDESVTSVVRFGQDWLRRDTKGFWSANSQFNFGTKLLGATQARSPDGQFFSWTGQLARTQFLNPDNVLRLQANWQLTPDALLPSQQFVMGGRQSLRGFRQNFRSGDNGVSLSIEHQVTLKRNAAGVSVLQLAPFFETGVVWNAANNPSTLPDQTWLAGLGVGLRWQPTEKWDMRLDYGLPLVRPSDRGGNLQDAAVYFNVKYRF